The sequence below is a genomic window from Dryobates pubescens isolate bDryPub1 chromosome 17, bDryPub1.pri, whole genome shotgun sequence.
cagtcAGTCCCTTCTAACAGAATCTGTAGCATCATCCCAACCGGATAGCACGGCTGTGGACAAAACAGTACCTGAGACAGAAGAGTTGCAAGGTTGGTGCCTGGTTTTCAGAGACAGAGCTTAAGAATCATTTATTTTGGCTGTTCTTAATAATACTTTCCATTTTTCAAGAGATGCCTTCTTCTTAAACCCAACTGTTCTGTGAAGCTGGAAGGCAAAACAGAGCTAAACTTTCTGTTCTTAAAAGACAAGTCATAAACTGAAACCTTTCATCTTGAGCTGGTGATTTCAGTGCCTGCCATAACAGGTATTAATTGGGCTTGGGAATGCACATCATGAACCAGTCTGTTTCTCTGGGTTtatgccacagctgctgcatgtAAGCAGCGTTGGAGTATCTGTTACTTCTCTCTGTAGTCCTTTGCAGCAAATGCCAGCAGTTTGTGACTATAGCTGTGATGGAGGAAAGCAATAACATTAGCTGCTCTAAGTGTCTTGCAGAAACATGAAGCACCTAGGAAAGACCTTTTCATCTCTGAACTGTAGTGGGGCTGTATTGTGACCCACTGAAATTCACTTTATCAAATACATGATCACCAAACTACAAACTCTGCTTCCTTGAAAAGGGTCGAGTGACTTGGAACTGTTTTGGCCTAAAAACCTTGGTGCTTGTACAAGGGAAATTCAGATTTCTTTCCATGTGCAAGTTTGCAGAGCTTTCTGATTATATTGCTTAGGAAAAGGTGGGGGCAAAAAGTCAGATAATGGCCAAAATCCAGTCAGACTTGCAATCCATAGACATTAGAAGAGGTATTTAAAGGTAAGTCAGTTAGTATCCTGCCCTTACCTGTGCTGACACAGCTGAGGCTGTGGTGGGTTATGTTTCTGTAGGCTAGTCTAACCATAGGAGTTTGGGTTTTCCACAGATAAAACATCTAATTCCACTTGAAGATGCTaaatgcattttttcccccattgtACTTATGGTGTACAAGTTCTGCTTTTCAGATGCTTAGCAAAACCTGAGCTCTCTCTATTGTGGGAGGGAATAGAGGAGTCATTATTCAGCTCCTGTGCCAAGTGAGGCCACCTCAGTCCCACAAAACAGCAGCTGTGAAACTCAGACAAGGTTTAATGCTAACACCATTTTTTGTACCAGCCCTTGAGATGCCAACTGGAAACATGTTTACTCTTCAAAAGCTAGATGCCAGACAGATAATTCCTGCCTTTTAGTTAGCTTTCTGGAGCTGAGAGCTCTTGTTGCCTCAGCTTTGTCAGTGCACAGAAGGCACGCTTTTAATGCTGACCAGCAAGTGCTGAAAAGGTTTATGAGCCTTAAATTCTCTGTATTTGCACAGCAGATGGAGGTTTGCAGGCTGGATTTTTAGCTGATGTACCTCTAAGGAGCACAGGTGTGGCTCTGCTTTCATCCTGGTTCTACAGAGCAGGGAACCTGGcgtgtgctgcctgccagctgtaACCCATCACCCACACAGGTGCAGCCCTCTCTGGGACCCCCAGAAGTGAAACATCTCAGGCACTGCAGCTTTACACTGATGTGGATGTTTCATATCAGAGAATAGCAAGGCAGCTTCTGTAAGCTGATCTTGCTGCCTTGTCTTTGTGTGGTGGTGTtcttcctggcagtgctgtgattGTTCATCTTCTACCCAGTGCCTGCATTTGCCAGCCTGGTTTTTGCATCTTGTTCGGCTTAGCTGTAAGTTCAAACTCTAGGTTTGCAGCATCTTCTGGCTCCTCACtgagggggggtggagggagtgCTTTAATTCAATTTAAAACAGTCTTTGATGCTTGTGCTGTGAGGTGGCTTGAGCCTCTGAAAAGACTttctcagctgctttgcagaaggtggtctctgcccatctgtgtaAACCCTCTAATTTTCCACCTCCAATTCTCCCTCTGAGAAGGAAAGATGAGTTCCTTAGCTAGAAGCTTTGACTTCAGGGGCCTGTTCATATTTCACAATGTATATGACAAGGATCAACCTCTCTCAGGTGTACTCAGCTGTGTCCTTTTCTTTGTACCACAGCGATTTCTGAGCTGAGAACACCACCGGCGTGGAATTGCAGCTCTAAATTACAGTCCCTATTTATAACTCTCAGTGGCAGGGTCAGCCTCATTTCCTGGAGAGTTGCTTCTCTGCTGTCCCTTAACTAAAAATCACAGGAAATGTCAGGCTGCCAGGTTTTTTTCAGAGTGTTTTGCTTTGGCAGTGTAAGTTTGGAAAGAAGGGAAGCCTACCCTGGGTGCTGAGTGGATTTCATTGGGCTGCTGTTGCAGTTGTGCATCCTAAAGTTCACACACCCCCTGAATTTGAATTTTAGGCTGCTCTCAAGGGTGTAATAGAAGTGTGTGCTCCAAAGGTATTTACTATTGTCTGGCTCTCTTTTATTTAGAATTGGAAAAGAGGGTAGCTAGTTGCAGACTGAAGAACTGAGAGTGCTGCTTCTGTTGATgtgagggaggagaaaaaggagttGTCTGCTTTGATCATTGTTCTGTACTTATTCTGATACATCTCTTGCTTCATTGCAACCTCTGTTCTGGAGCAAATTGCCATGTTactcagaggaggccacgaagatgatcaagggctggagcacctctgtcatgaagacaggctgagggaggtggggttggtcagcctggagaatactCCAGGGGCCCCCTAGGAGCTGCCTTTCAAGAGCTGAAGGGATgctccagggaggctgcagagggacttttcatgagagtgtctagggacaggacaagagggaatggtttgaagctgagggagagcagggttagactggagctgaggaagttcttcagtaggagggtggtgagactctggaataggctgcccagggaggttgtggctgcttcttgcctgggggtgttgaagtccaggttggatgaggccttgagcaactgagtctagtggagaggtgtccatggtgaggaggttggagcagatgatctctgagatccattccaacctgaacctcaaGGGAATGCTCTTGGATCACCTGGCATCAACTTCAGTGGACCTTTATCAGAGCTGGATCAATGGATGGTCCTGGACAGAAATGGATTGATTCCTTAGAGAGGCAACAGCAGTTAGATGTAAAACTAAACTCTGTAGGTTAAGTGTGCTCTGAAACAGTGTTTGAGGTGGATTCCTTCAGCCTGCTGTTAAAAAGTCAGTAAGCAGCACTCCTTCCTAGGGTTAGCTTCACCTTTCATTCCTCCAGAGCCTGTTGTTCTTCCTTTGCCAGTTTGGATGCACTCGAGGTCAGTGCAGCTGTTCATAGTCGTCTTGTGGGGATGAGGAACCTTTGTCTGTAAGAAGCTCTGCCCAGTAATGCAGAGGTGACACATGTAATACTCAGAGTAGACAGACAGGAGGAGAGATGAGGTGTCAGGAGTCCTGCAGCACAGTTgcatgctgtggctgcaggagtgCAGGCACTGCAGTTTGCTGCATCTCGTGGGTGCTGTTTCCTTGGTCAGAGCTCTGGAGTTCAGGCAGGTTTGGCacaaagaaagaagcagcaaaagctgCTGCCTTTAGGAGGAAATCCAGGCTCTCCTTGTTTTGATCAGCAAAGACCATGCTTTACAAAAGAGGGAActtccagcagccagcccagcttgtCAGCTGCAGAGAAATGAGAGTGTGCTCCAGCTTTACTCCTTTTAAGTGAGCTGGCAGCTCAGAGTGGTGCTGCCAGTGCTTTCCTTCTCTGGTTAAaggtggagctggggctgggggaagggaggggatcAGTTTGAGGAAAGCAGTGGCCAGGAATCTAAACAAAGTACAGAAGCTGGGAGTGGCTGCAGCCTGTTTCCTGCAGGCTCCAGAGCGGGTGGGATTGCCTTTTACCTGGCTTTTTATTGCCCTCATCACAGCTACTGTGGCGACAGAGCACCAAACACTGGCACCCTGCCATCTGAAGGTGGCTTAAGGGCTCGTTGTCATAGAGGACTTGGAGTCAAAGGGCTGGCTTCCTTGCACAGGCAGCTTGAGGTTACTACAGTAGGTACAAAGTGacttgtggcagcagcagcagaatcttCCCACTCAGCTCTACCACGAGCAGCAGCCCTTAAATGCTTTTAAACCTTTTAAACAGGAGAGTTGTACACACACACGATCCAAGCATGCATGTGGTAGAGAGGCTGTACTGGccactggagcacagcctttgcCTGTTGATGTTGCCTGGGACAGACCACAATGTTTGGTTCCAAGGGCATCCAGCAACAGGACatggggcagtggttttaacctacagaagagcagatgtaggttggacatgaggaagaagttctctttACTatgaacactggagcaggttgcccagggaggtggtggaggtgccaTCCCCAGAGAGATTCaagggtcaggcttgatggggctctgagcaacctgatctagtggaggatgtccctgctgactgcaaggggtttgggctggatgacctctaagggtcccttccaacccaactctgTGACTATGATACAGTGCAGAATTGGAAAGTGCTATTTCctttcagcagcacaggaagaagCCCCAGCAGAACTGGCATGCAGAATGGCAGTCAACTGGCAGAGGGCTAGCACAGAACTGCATCTGACAGCCTCTGCCTAACAAAAGTCCAGCTGCACAgagatgcctgcagctcttttccCTGACAGAGGTCTGggtttgctgctgttttctccctgcagccctggttcagtctctcctcccagctggaCCTTACTTTGCTGCAGATACACCTAGCTTGGTGTACTTTACTCCCTGGAGATCTAGCAATGGCTGCTAGGCAGAGATTGGCTCTTGGCCCTTCTTTAAAtgaaggtttttttgtttctctttctgttttgtaGTGTAAGGAATGTGCAAATACTGGAGGAAGAAGAGCCAGTTTCTGTTTTGACCTGAGTCAGGCAAATACTGTCACTACTTGTTTATATTCTCCCACACCACCTGTAGCCTGTTCCTTGCAGATGTGAGAGAATATTAAAGTAGGTTGGAAGCTGTCTTGGCAAAAATCTTTAAAATGTGGTGTTTCCCTGCTTCCTTCTGGGTTTCAGGATGGTGTAATCCCTCCCTGGCAGTCTATCTTGGGCTAATGGTTTCTCACCCCAGGTGCTGACTAGCCCCTCTGCAGGCTTTTTGcaggtgtgctgctgcagcagcagtctcACAGTGGTAGGGACTGTTCTGAAATGCTGCATTTGTGTGGCCTTCTATTACAGCCTTCAGCAAAAATAGTGCTGGGTCAGTATTTGAGAGGGAGAGTTTTACTCCTCTGACCCTAATATCAGTGCTTTCCACAAGCAGATGTTGGTAGCCCTGATGGGGAAACACTTGGGTGTGGATTCTCTTCCCAGCTCTGACAGCACTGAGTCTTAACCCTTAAAGCTAGTTTTCAATTCTGCTGTTTCTTGGTGGTGTCTTTGTGTTGTGAACTCTGTGTGAGCATGCAGTGAATTCTCACCTTGTGAACATCTAGAAGGAAGAAGTTCCAGTACCCTGAGTCCGTTACACTTGAGacgtggaagctgcagcagaatGGTTAACCTCAGAGCCTAAATTTGCCGCAAGGGCTTTAGGTGATCATCTAACTCAGAgccaggaaggggagaggggcagaCCTTGTGTTTCATTGTTCTCATTCACTTCTTTTGCTGCCAGCTTCAGTGTCAGAGAATGCAGAGCCTACACCTGAAGAACAGGACAAGTCGCTcgacaaacccaaacagaaaaagaatcGTTGCTTCATGTGCAGGAAGAAGGTTGGGCTGACTGGTAAGGAACACTCAGGGCACTGCCCCTGGCCTTGCCTTAGGCTTTGCTCCTTTTGCAAGGCCCTAAGGGGGAAGTGGGGTGTGGTGATctcagtggtgttgggttgaagtaACACTTGGCAAGAGGTGCTTTCAGCTATCACTTCCTAGaggtagtcacagaatcacagggtgctagtggttggaagggactgcaaaAGGTCAAGTCCAGCcctcttgccagagcaggatcagctggggcaggctccataggagtgcatccaggtgggttttgaatgtctccacagaaggagactccacaacctctctgggcagcctgctccagggctccaccaccctcacagtgaaagagTTTTTCCCTAAGGTTCctatggaacctcctctgctccagcttgcccccattgccccttgtcctgtctttggGCATCCCTGAGAAGCAGTCACTTGtgaatcattttggttttcaACTTCCTGTCTTTAAGTGAAGCTCACAATTCCAAACACTTCCTTTTGGAAGTCTGCTTAGCTGAGAAATTAGATGATAGCTGGCTGCAGTTCACTAACCAGCTCTGCAGTGAGAAGAATGGAGTTGTATGGAGTGAAGACCTGTAaccaaaggaggagaggaggtctCCAGGAATGTCTGTTGTGGTAGGAAGGAATGGGCAAGCCAAACCTTCCTGTAATCACTTCAGAATGGATTCCTTGTGCTGCTTGTGCTTTCCACAGCAGAGGCCCCTTggctggtgtggtgggttgaaatcacCCCCAAAATGAAATGGCCAgatcagctcagttggaaagcaaatgaagctctatttgcaagcaaaactacaatctagaaacatGGACTGCAATGAAGATGTCCAAAatgtacaatatttacaggcatTTCCactttataaacaacacaagaaccaccctggacaaaaccagggggttaccaacagcttccccctctctgctcccttccctcctgtacaagggaaaaagaggagaaaagcagagaggagcttgttagtactttagccacaagaagaatgcagccaaggtcagcaagccagcagaagccccagctagtatctgctggagagcagagctgagaaaagagcaagagttagtttatacaactaactttgtTAGTTAGCAGACCAATAGgatctggacctgctggaatgtgcccagagaagggccatgaggataagcagagggctggagctgctctgctatgaagacaggctgagggagttggggctgttcagtctggagaagagaaggctctgagatgaccttactgtggctttccagtatctgaagggggctacaagaaagctggggagggactttttagggtgtcaggtagggataggaGTAGGGGGGatagaacaaaaccagaaatgggtagattcagattggatgtcaggaagaagttcttccccatgagggtggtgagagcctggcacaggttgcccagggaggtggtggaagcctcctgcctggaggtttttcaggccaggctggatgtggctctgagcaacctgctgcggtgtgaggtgtccctggccttggcaggggggttggaactggatgagccttgaggtaccttccaaccttaacagttctgtgattctatggtttaaaccttatcattattttccttttacatcccATGGTAATTTACTTGCACCCCATGGTGATTTACTTGTGTGCTACTactttctactcaatctgtggaaaaactGCCTGAGCACCAGCCTCAGACCGCCAGAGGCGGTCGACACTGCCGCCTGAGGCGCGCTGGTAGCGAGTCCGTGGAGGACttccgtccctggaggcgttcaagaggggattggacgtggcacttggtgccatggttgggtCAGTCATGAGGCGCTGGGTGATGGGCTGGCCTCGATGCTCTCCGAGGTGTCCTCCAGCCTGCCGGGTCGTGCGAGTCCTGAGCAGCGCCGCTGTTTGTGTCGGCAGGCTTCGAGTGCCGCTGCGGGAACGTCTTCTGCGGCATGCACCGCTACTCGGACGTGCACAGCTGCTCCTACAACTACAAAGCCGACGCCGCCGAGAAGATCAGAAAAGAGAACCCTGTGGTCGTGGGGGAAAAGATCCAGAAGATCtgaactgctgcttctgctgggacACCAGGATCCCCTCCACCATCTGCAGATCGAATTGACTTgagcttttctttcctgtagTCACCAGGAGCGTAGAGCAGTGTACCTTGCCTAGACCTTTTAATCATGCATGTCAGCAGATGAATAGGttctttggggggtggggggggggagggggtgttggggttttttggtttggttggttgggttgtttgtttgtttgtttgcttggtttttttttccccctgggttTTCCTTGGTTTGTTCTGAAAGATGAGACTGAACTTTTCATtgcagtttggggtttggttggttgtttttctttcctgtggctGAAGACTTTTAAGTAACCTTTACAAAAGTATTAtccttttaaacaaaaaaaaaagatcaccTTGAAATTCGAGGGCTTGGAGTGCAGAAGGCTTTTGATAACAAACGTGGAAGAagcctttttttggggggtggggggggtttgatttcttgtggtggtgttttgggagGGCTGTGCTTCTCCAGGATCAAACCTGCATGCATTACCTTTATtgcagtttattttcttcttgtatatagcttttttttttttcccctcctctgcagcacaacttcctttttattttggggggtgggtttggttttattttgataATGCCTCGTATGGCACAACTAGTTATCAGTAACTGAATGTACTTTAATCATTATGGCTGCTTCTGTTTGGGGTTtatcttttggtttggttggggtttgttggttgtttttttttctcccccatggATGAGAGGTTCTACCTGTTGGCATATTAGCTTGTTTGCACCCTCTACCTATTTATGTATGAATCAGTTGGGAATGAGAGCGAGTGCTGAGGTTTGTCTGCGTGGCTTTGGGtcgggtttggggggtttgttttggttctttGTTTGATTTGACCtcggggtggggtgggttggttgggtggggagtgtgtgtgtgtgtgtgcgtgggGGGAAGGCTGTATGCACCTCACTTGACTGCAGGTTCCCTTGGGGTTACATCCATCAGTCTGTCTGTACACAAAAATGAAGAATGATCTGAAGTACCTGTGCTGTATTTATGTTTATCCACGTCTTAACTTTGATTAAATAaaattggagaaaaaaaaaaaaaacaacagaaaaaaaacccaaaaaacaacccaaagccTGAGCTTCTCTTGCCTctcactgccctgggccaggtGGCTTTCTCTGGCTGTAGTCTCGTGGGCACCTGCCACTGCCCGGTACTTTCCTCTCTGTTTATTCACAGAGCACAGCGCAACCTCCGCACTGTTTCCCCTCTACTCATCCccggtgagaccccacctggagcactgtgtccagatctggagcccttattacaggaaggatctggacctgctggaaggtgtccagaaaaggcccatgaggatgagcagagggctggagcacctctcctaggaggatggactgagggagttggggctgttcagtctggagaagagaaggctctgaggagaacttaatgtggccttccagtatctgaagggggatacaaagctggggagggactctttagggtgccagggagtgataggactgggggggatggagcaaagctagaaatggctagatttcagattggatgttaggaagaagttcttccccatgagggtggtgagagcctcatctctggaggttttgcaggccaggctggatgtggctgtgagcaacctgctgtagtgtgaggtgtccctgcccatggcaggggggttggagctggatgatccttcgagctcccttccaaccctaacaattctaggattccatgatcAGCTCACTTCTGATTCTCACCTACAGCTATCAGAGACACTGCAGTTCCCACGGCCTCTCTGCCTTGCCCATTGGCACTCGGGGAGCTCTCTGTGCTCCCTCTGCAGCATGTCACTTGTGCAGGAGTTGGGGTCATTTGTGACAACACCCTTATGTTGGGGGCAGACTTGCAGGTGAAGGAGATGTGGATCCACAGCCTGCTCAGTGGCTGCCTGTGTGGTTCTGCTGCTAAGAAATACAGCAGTGGGGGTGGGATCCACTGTCTGACAGCAGTGCACAGGCTTCTGTGAAGGTAGGTGAGAGCATGGTCTGGAGACACTTCCTCTGGTGAGATGTCTGCTTCTGAGGTTTGAAGTCCACAGTGCCACAACCACCCTCCACATGCTCCTTAGCAGATCTGCAGGCTAAGTAATCCCTGTCTAGAGGCAGGAGAGATTTTCTTTGGTCTTGTGAGGGTGCCCAGTAAGTTTCTTTAATGAAGATGACCTTTGCTTGTCAGATCAGAGGCTGTGCCTAAACCATTGAGCCACCCTGGTTATCCAAAGAACTGAAGGGCTGAGTGGTTTATGCAGTGTCATGGTaacttcagcctctcctgcttaTCACCAGCCTTAACAGCACACTAAAGCAGAACTAATTCTGCTCCAGATGGCACTGATCTGCTGCTGAGATTTCACTTGGTAACTTGCTGCCTCTCTGAAGCATTTGTGAGATGAATGAGATTTGGCTTTATTTAAAACATTCCATTTTTCACCAGAGCTGCCTCCACCCTTTAAAATTCAGAATGCTCTTTAAAAGCTGTGGCTGGCAATTAGCAGACAAAGCACCACACTGAGCATCTGAGCACCGTGCAGCAGAAGGAGCTTTCTCTGTGCATAGCTATGGAGAGGAAGCTGCAAGACACCATCGGTGAAGTATCCTGTGCTTTAAAAATGGCTTAACCACAACCTAGGAAGCACATGGGGTTGGGTTTTAGACTAAAGGAGAGAATAATTTGCCCTCTCAGGTAAGTTCTGGTTATGGTCTACCTTTTGTGGGTCATGGATCTTGTGTTTCCTTGGAGCATTTGCTGAactcacacagcacagagcacgggagagcagcagccttctctcttttgtgggtgtttgtttgctttcctcgCTGCTGCCACTTCCCCATTCTTTAATCCTTCTGTTGGactcctccctcttccctgtTGCTGGTCTCCCTTTTCAACAgtgtccttttctcttccctctgatCTGGCACTTCAGGGCCAAGCAGAGGGGAGAGTGCAGATTGCACAACATGGGGGAAAGCCAATCGTGTTTGTAGCTTCTGGTAGCTGAGAGACTAAAGGGAGAAAAGGTACAAGCAGAGCAACCGCCTTCAGCAGTCACAGCCCCCCTCCTCCACCCCCTGTTAGGAAGCAGCAACTCTTCTGACCCTCAGTTACTCAGCAGGAAGCATAGCTCTGCCTTGCAGTGCCATGGGGGTACCCACACCCAGGCAGAGTAGCCCCTGGGCATGTCCACACCCATTGTGTTCTAAGCAGCCAACTAaccttcctcagcctggcctgtgCAGGTGTCTCAGTTAAGAATAGTCATAGGGTCCATGGTCTTGGTAGATGAGCTGGAATTGAAGCTGGAAGTCCACCTTTCCCTGATGCTTCAGAACTGGCAGTCGTCTCTGCTTCTCAGTCCAGCTCTGTGGCACCAGCTTGAGGTTAGCAGAGGAATGTTTCCATTCCAGCACAtgggcagcactgcacagccctTGAGCAAAGCTGTCTTCTCAGGGTGGGCACTGTGTGTTTGGAGCATGCTTGCAAGATGCTTACTCACAAAATGGCATGAGAGCCACTTCTGCAACTTGGGCATAAAACACCTCCACTGTGTCCAAAACCTTTCCAGCAGCcactgggctggagctggaccTTGGGCACAGGAATTTTTGCTAGGCATTGTGCTGTTTAGATGAGACCCCTGCCAAACAGCACCGTGAGAGCTTGTGTGTCTCCACTGGTGAAGAGCTGTCACAGATGGGCTGTCATCAGTGCTGTTGTGTCATCTTCCACTGAGTGAGGCTTCTCTGCCAGGAAGCAGAAAGAGTTGAGCATGAAACCAGTTCTTGGGCTTGGCAGTCACAAGCATCTGGCCATTTTTACTGAAAAAGGGTGGTCTTGGCTCTTTGCTTCTAATTTCAAGCGTATCTCAAGGTTAAGAGAAGAGATTCTGTCCCTTTGCTTTGCTGACATCCCACCTCccatactgcctccagttctggtgaccCCGGCATaaggagggcacagagctgatAGAGCGAGTCCAGGGGAAGCCACAGtgacccaagggctggagcacctctgctgtgaggacaggctgagggagctgaggttgttcagcctggagaagactccagggggaacttggagctgctttccaatagatgaagggatcctccaggaaggctgcagagggacttttcatgagggtgttgagagataaggcaagggggaatggtttgaagctgggggagagcagggtgagcctggatgtgaggaaggaattcttcagcagaagggtggtgagactccagcataggctgcccagggaggctgtggctgcttcctgtCTGGGGGGgttgaaggccaggttagatgaggttggagtagatggtatctgaggtccctgccaacctgagccattctgggacTGATTTCTGCCTTCCCTGAATATGGGTGAATGTTTCCTGCAAGtgagagagagctggggctgggagcagacagCCTAAGCTCCCTGCTCTTTCTGGTTCATTGCACATTAGTCTCTGTTTAAGCTTCTAGAGGTAGGGAGGAAAGACTCAGGTGCAGCACTACAAAACTCAAAAGCACTTGAAGGGCAGT
It includes:
- the ZFAND6 gene encoding AN1-type zinc finger protein 6, with translation MAQETNRSQVPMLCSTGCGFYGNPRTNGMCSVCYKEHLQRQNSNGRISPPATSVTSITESLPVQCTEGSTQETQSPLDSTSTPSMQPSPVSSQSLLTESVASSQPDSTAVDKTVPETEELQASVSENAEPTPEEQDKSLDKPKQKKNRCFMCRKKVGLTGFECRCGNVFCGMHRYSDVHSCSYNYKADAAEKIRKENPVVVGEKIQKI